The following proteins come from a genomic window of Gehongia tenuis:
- the jag gene encoding RNA-binding cell elongation regulator Jag/EloR, translating to MKSVEKSAKNVEEAVDAALFELALTRDDVEIEVLEEGSKGIFGFGSKNARVKVTEKDTFESRAIHFLEKVCSYLDVTPSFHCHREDNILKIQMEGPGMGAVIGHRGETLDALQYLTTLAARRDGFQDEKLMLDAENYRAKREESLVKLANKMAAKCERTGRRVALEPMNPYERRILHFALQDHPTVTTMSEGVEPRRRVIILPKS from the coding sequence ATGAAGTCCGTGGAAAAATCGGCGAAGAATGTGGAAGAGGCCGTGGATGCCGCCCTGTTTGAGCTGGCCCTCACCCGCGACGATGTGGAAATCGAGGTGCTGGAGGAGGGTTCCAAGGGCATCTTCGGGTTTGGTTCCAAGAATGCCCGAGTGAAGGTGACGGAAAAAGATACCTTTGAGAGCCGGGCCATTCACTTTTTGGAAAAGGTGTGCTCCTATCTCGATGTGACGCCTTCCTTCCATTGTCATCGGGAGGATAACATTTTAAAGATCCAGATGGAAGGCCCGGGCATGGGCGCCGTGATCGGCCACCGGGGCGAGACGCTGGATGCCCTTCAGTATCTGACCACCCTGGCCGCCCGGAGGGACGGCTTCCAGGACGAGAAGCTGATGCTGGATGCGGAGAATTACCGTGCCAAGCGGGAGGAGAGCCTGGTCAAGCTGGCCAACAAGATGGCTGCGAAGTGTGAACGGACGGGAAGAAGGGTAGCGCTGGAACCCATGAATCCCTACGAACGCAGAATTCTTCATTTCGCCCTTCAGGATCATCCAACGGTAACCACCATGAGCGAAGGCGTGGAGCCTCGCCGCCGGGTGATCATTCTTCCCAAATCCTAA
- the cysK gene encoding cysteine synthase A produces the protein MTIYHGVEELIGKTPLMRLDRLSQAEGIQADMLGKVEFFNPAGSIKDRTAYAMVADAEARGMLRPGATLVEPTSGNTGVALAMLAAAKGYRMILTMPDTMSLERRMLLAAFGAELVLTPGAEGMKGAIAKAKEIAQNTPESFIPSQFDNPANPKIHEETTAVELWEDTEGKIDVLVSAVGTGGTFSGTARALKKLNPKLIAVAVEPEGSAVLSGEKPGPHKIQGIGAGFVPKTLDTTLIDVIKPVSGEDAYRYAKLLARTEGLLCGISSGAALATAYALARLPEYADKTFAVILPDTGERYLSAKVYED, from the coding sequence ATGACAATTTATCATGGTGTAGAGGAACTGATCGGCAAAACGCCGCTGATGCGCCTTGACCGCTTGAGCCAAGCCGAGGGTATCCAGGCGGACATGCTGGGCAAGGTGGAGTTTTTTAACCCCGCCGGTAGCATTAAGGACCGCACCGCTTATGCCATGGTGGCGGACGCGGAGGCGCGGGGCATGCTGCGGCCCGGCGCCACCTTGGTGGAACCCACCTCAGGCAACACCGGTGTGGCGCTCGCCATGCTGGCCGCCGCAAAGGGTTACCGCATGATTTTAACCATGCCGGACACCATGAGCCTGGAGCGGCGCATGCTCCTTGCCGCTTTTGGCGCGGAACTGGTGCTTACGCCAGGCGCTGAAGGGATGAAGGGCGCCATTGCCAAGGCGAAAGAGATCGCACAAAACACCCCTGAAAGCTTCATTCCCTCCCAATTTGACAATCCCGCCAACCCCAAAATTCATGAGGAAACCACGGCCGTTGAGCTATGGGAGGACACGGAGGGCAAAATTGACGTTCTGGTGAGCGCTGTGGGTACCGGCGGCACCTTCAGCGGCACGGCCCGCGCCCTTAAAAAGCTGAATCCAAAGCTCATTGCTGTCGCCGTGGAACCGGAGGGGTCCGCCGTCCTTTCCGGTGAAAAGCCGGGCCCCCATAAGATTCAGGGTATCGGTGCGGGCTTCGTGCCCAAAACACTGGATACCACTCTCATCGACGTGATCAAACCCGTGTCCGGCGAGGACGCCTATCGCTACGCCAAGCTTCTTGCCCGAACGGAGGGCCTGCTCTGCGGCATTTCCTCTGGCGCCGCACTGGCCACAGCCTATGCTTTGGCCCGGCTTCCAGAATACGCGGACAAAACCTTTGCCGTCATCCTGCCGGATACCGGCGAACGCTATCTCTCCGCCAAGGTTTACGAGGATTAA
- a CDS encoding shikimate kinase, with the protein MPIYLTGMPGSGKTVLGRALADRLGRVFIDLDEEIEKTSGRSIPKIFEEDGEDGFRALETEALRGASERTGAVVSTGGGIVLREENWRIMDDTGLVLFIDRPPERIAKDVNPGHRPLLQGDRNKIFDLYRARETLYRGRCHIVIPNAGDAQVALETLVSVALEHPMRL; encoded by the coding sequence GTGCCAATCTATTTGACAGGCATGCCGGGCAGCGGGAAGACGGTGCTGGGTCGGGCGCTGGCGGACCGCCTGGGCCGCGTCTTTATCGATTTGGATGAGGAGATCGAGAAAACATCGGGACGTTCCATCCCCAAGATCTTTGAAGAGGATGGCGAGGATGGCTTCAGGGCGCTGGAAACGGAGGCGCTCCGCGGCGCCAGCGAGCGCACCGGCGCCGTCGTCTCCACCGGCGGCGGCATCGTGCTTCGGGAGGAGAACTGGCGGATCATGGACGACACGGGACTTGTCCTTTTTATCGACCGCCCGCCGGAACGCATTGCAAAGGATGTGAATCCCGGGCACCGGCCCCTGCTTCAGGGGGATCGGAATAAAATATTTGATCTATACCGGGCCAGGGAGACCCTCTATCGCGGCCGTTGCCACATTGTCATTCCAAATGCAGGGGACGCGCAAGTGGCGCTGGAGACCTTGGTATCAGTGGCTTTGGAACACCCCATGCGCCTTTAG
- the aroE gene encoding shikimate dehydrogenase, producing the protein MQPRSFGVIGDPIAHSLSPVIHEALYQAMALPFTYGRERVEKGSLPAFIQHLPGLGWGGFNITMPHKKDILPFLEDVEGEAAVCESVNTVRVEKGRLYGTSTDGPGFHLALQQVGFDVSGAHILILGAGGVTKALAYRLAEGGAEAITVLNRTVSKARDLADFIYGRWDVDTAYGPLDIDEMESWSEDADLVINTTALGMAGFADFPSFAFLEALNPDALVADLIYHPRPTSLLAAAQELELTTLDGLPMLINQAIYAFEFMTGLAAPKDAFLVAGNALKAHGVFQSH; encoded by the coding sequence ATGCAGCCAAGATCCTTTGGCGTCATTGGCGATCCCATCGCCCACAGCCTTTCACCCGTCATTCATGAGGCCTTGTACCAGGCCATGGCGCTCCCCTTCACCTATGGCCGGGAGAGGGTGGAAAAGGGGAGCCTTCCGGCCTTTATCCAGCATCTGCCCGGGCTGGGCTGGGGCGGTTTTAATATTACCATGCCCCACAAGAAGGATATTCTGCCCTTTTTGGAGGACGTGGAAGGAGAAGCCGCCGTCTGCGAGAGCGTGAACACCGTCCGCGTGGAGAAAGGCAGGCTCTATGGCACCAGCACCGACGGCCCGGGATTTCATCTTGCACTGCAGCAGGTGGGTTTTGATGTAAGCGGCGCCCACATCCTTATCCTGGGCGCCGGCGGAGTGACCAAGGCCCTGGCTTACCGTCTGGCCGAGGGCGGCGCCGAAGCGATCACCGTGCTCAACCGCACGGTCTCCAAGGCACGGGACCTGGCTGATTTCATCTATGGCCGCTGGGACGTGGACACAGCCTACGGCCCCTTGGACATCGATGAGATGGAGTCCTGGTCGGAGGACGCGGACCTCGTTATCAACACCACGGCCCTCGGCATGGCCGGCTTTGCGGATTTTCCTTCCTTCGCCTTTTTGGAGGCCTTGAATCCCGACGCCCTGGTGGCTGACCTCATCTATCACCCCCGGCCCACCAGCCTGCTGGCAGCGGCCCAGGAATTGGAACTCACCACCTTGGATGGTCTGCCCATGCTGATCAACCAGGCTATCTACGCCTTCGAATTCATGACAGGGCTCGCCGCACCGAAGGATGCCTTCCTGGTGGCAGGCAACGCCCTAAAGGCGCATGGGGTGTTCCAAAGCCACTGA
- the aroQ gene encoding type II 3-dehydroquinate dehydratase, translating to MKILVMNGPNLNLLGVREPAIYGVKTLPDIEAMLRRRAKELGTQIDFFQSNHEGELVERLHRAMLEDVDGVVFNAAAYTHTSVALLDAIKATKLKVVEVHLSNVHAREEFRHRSLIAPACVGQIAGFGPLSYLLALEALVSPSFMNSQGAPAQPQSPSKK from the coding sequence ATGAAAATCTTGGTGATGAACGGCCCCAACCTGAACCTCCTCGGGGTTCGGGAACCGGCCATCTACGGGGTGAAAACCCTGCCCGATATTGAAGCCATGCTGCGCCGGCGTGCCAAAGAGCTGGGCACTCAGATCGACTTTTTTCAGTCCAACCACGAAGGCGAACTGGTGGAACGGCTCCATCGGGCCATGCTGGAGGATGTGGACGGCGTGGTGTTCAACGCCGCGGCCTACACCCACACGTCCGTGGCGCTGCTGGATGCCATCAAGGCCACAAAACTCAAGGTGGTGGAGGTTCACCTCTCCAACGTCCATGCCCGGGAGGAGTTCCGTCACCGGTCCCTGATCGCGCCCGCCTGCGTGGGCCAGATTGCCGGCTTTGGGCCGCTCAGCTATCTTTTGGCCCTGGAGGCCCTGGTGAGTCCGAGCTTCATGAACAGCCAGGGTGCGCCGGCGCAGCCCCAAAGCCCCAGCAAAAAGTAG
- a CDS encoding phosphatase PAP2 family protein, whose amino-acid sequence MEVIAAVQSIASPFWDAFFEAVTRLAEDGPALFILALLLWCIDHRGGMRIALTFAAGAFVTSGLKLIFRIPRPWERYGDALRTLHTSTATGYSFPSGHSTQAASFAGGLAGWAKRGWFTLLMVMLALLVGLSRIYLGAHTLWDVIAGLAIGFGVVPLCGALLDWLEKNHREKLLFIAVIPLFVLGCLGDGNLAKSSGLLSGLLMGYVLMPAIGFQSQAPIWQQVLKMVLGIAVLLALQLGLRALFPGGAFFSTLHYFLLGLWGCAGAPWLFMKLGLTRASRAKR is encoded by the coding sequence ATGGAAGTCATCGCGGCCGTACAGAGCATTGCCAGCCCCTTTTGGGACGCTTTTTTTGAGGCTGTAACCCGGCTGGCAGAGGATGGACCGGCGCTTTTTATACTGGCCCTGCTTCTTTGGTGCATCGATCATCGGGGAGGCATGCGCATTGCGCTCACCTTTGCCGCGGGCGCCTTCGTGACCTCCGGACTCAAGCTGATTTTCCGCATTCCCCGTCCCTGGGAGCGTTACGGGGATGCCCTCCGCACCCTGCACACCAGCACGGCTACCGGTTACTCCTTCCCCAGCGGCCACAGCACTCAGGCGGCGTCCTTTGCGGGCGGATTGGCCGGGTGGGCAAAACGCGGATGGTTCACTCTTTTGATGGTGATGCTGGCCCTATTGGTGGGTCTGTCCCGCATTTATCTTGGCGCCCACACCCTTTGGGATGTGATTGCCGGCCTGGCCATCGGTTTTGGTGTGGTGCCTCTTTGCGGCGCACTGCTGGATTGGCTCGAAAAAAATCACCGCGAGAAACTGCTTTTCATCGCGGTGATTCCTCTATTCGTTTTGGGATGCCTCGGGGACGGCAATCTGGCCAAATCCTCGGGGCTATTGTCCGGTCTGCTTATGGGCTACGTCCTAATGCCGGCCATCGGCTTTCAAAGTCAGGCGCCGATTTGGCAGCAGGTGCTGAAAATGGTTCTGGGCATCGCCGTACTGCTGGCGCTGCAGCTTGGTCTCAGGGCGCTGTTCCCGGGCGGCGCTTTCTTTAGCACCCTGCACTACTTTTTGCTGGGGCTTTGGGGCTGCGCCGGCGCACCCTGGCTGTTCATGAAGCTCGGACTCACCAGGGCCTCCAGGGCCAAAAGATAG
- a CDS encoding GNAT family N-acetyltransferase yields MFQGKWSAGRADAQDALDLRMEVFVEEQGFAREVELDEYDDMALHALVYEDGQCVATGRLIFKGDRFYVGRVAVKKAYRGQGFGDLVMRMILFRAEQMGVTKLYLHAQLLAMGFYEKLGFKKVGGTFLEEGAPHQEMMLELKDFDWHAHCREFSAQS; encoded by the coding sequence ATGTTTCAAGGAAAATGGAGCGCGGGCAGGGCTGACGCCCAAGACGCGCTGGACCTTCGGATGGAGGTATTTGTGGAGGAACAGGGCTTCGCCCGGGAGGTGGAGCTGGACGAATATGACGACATGGCGCTGCACGCCCTGGTATACGAGGACGGGCAGTGCGTGGCCACCGGCCGGCTCATCTTCAAGGGCGACCGGTTCTATGTGGGCCGGGTGGCGGTAAAAAAGGCCTACCGGGGCCAGGGCTTCGGCGATCTTGTGATGCGCATGATCCTGTTCCGGGCGGAGCAGATGGGCGTCACGAAGCTTTATCTTCATGCCCAGCTGCTTGCGATGGGCTTTTACGAAAAACTGGGGTTCAAAAAGGTAGGCGGGACTTTCCTTGAGGAAGGCGCCCCCCATCAGGAGATGATGCTGGAACTCAAAGATTTTGACTGGCACGCTCACTGCCGGGAGTTCAGCGCTCAGTCTTAG
- a CDS encoding HAD family hydrolase, with product MSRFTDLLGLRKDCEVIELSACSDGFHQVGRQGVEMVVTQPDRKVEYIVYSDRVLAYVKSASGYPAYYPVEETHLERPVKAVLMDLDGTTVKSESFWMWIIEMTCQSLMGDSKFSLEESDIPHVSGHSVTEHLLYCINKYCPGKPIAEARNFYFEHTHREMNAILEGRGRAGAFTPAEGIKDFLMELKGRGVRLGLVTSGLYEKAYPEILSAFETLGMGKPEDFYDCIISAGYPLQKGSCGTLGELSPKPHPWLYAETGAVGLGMERRDRHHVVGIEDSAAGVHAIKLAGYVTVGIGGGNIQKSGTVGLCDAYCQNFSEILNLLFEA from the coding sequence ATGAGCCGTTTTACCGATCTTTTGGGACTTCGGAAGGACTGTGAGGTGATCGAGCTTTCGGCCTGCAGCGACGGCTTCCACCAGGTGGGCCGCCAGGGCGTGGAAATGGTCGTCACCCAGCCCGACCGAAAGGTGGAATATATCGTCTATTCGGATCGAGTGCTGGCCTATGTGAAATCCGCCTCCGGCTATCCGGCCTACTACCCGGTGGAGGAGACCCATCTGGAGCGGCCGGTGAAGGCGGTTTTGATGGATCTGGACGGCACCACCGTGAAGAGCGAATCCTTCTGGATGTGGATTATTGAGATGACCTGTCAAAGCCTCATGGGGGATTCCAAATTCTCTTTGGAGGAGAGCGATATTCCCCACGTTTCCGGCCACAGCGTCACCGAGCACCTTCTTTATTGCATCAATAAATATTGCCCGGGAAAACCCATTGCCGAGGCCCGGAATTTCTATTTTGAGCATACGCACCGGGAGATGAACGCGATTCTGGAAGGCCGGGGCAGGGCTGGCGCCTTTACGCCGGCGGAAGGGATCAAGGATTTTTTGATGGAGCTGAAAGGACGGGGTGTCAGGCTTGGGCTTGTGACCTCCGGGCTGTACGAGAAAGCCTACCCTGAGATCCTGTCGGCCTTTGAAACCCTGGGTATGGGAAAACCCGAGGACTTCTACGACTGTATCATTTCGGCCGGCTACCCGCTGCAAAAGGGGAGCTGCGGCACGCTGGGCGAGCTTTCGCCCAAGCCTCATCCCTGGCTGTATGCGGAGACGGGCGCGGTGGGCCTTGGCATGGAGCGAAGGGACCGCCACCATGTGGTGGGCATTGAGGACAGCGCCGCCGGCGTTCACGCGATCAAGCTTGCCGGCTATGTGACGGTGGGCATCGGCGGGGGCAACATCCAAAAGAGCGGAACGGTGGGACTTTGCGACGCGTACTGCCAGAATTTTTCTGAAATTCTCAATCTGTTGTTTGAAGCATAG
- a CDS encoding GH1 family beta-glucosidase, with protein sequence MAFPKNFDWGIASSAYQTEGGYNEDGKGPSIWDVFSNQPGRINGGGNGNICCDHYHRFREDVALLKELGVDSYRLSVSWSRVFPEGAGKVNPEGLQFYSDLVDEILAAGISPIVNLHHYDIPQALYEKGGWENRETVDHFVRYAATLFDLFEGRVSRYMTLNDVRGTMLGGYVTGERAPGRRGELKAAVQGWHNITMSSAKVIENFRKRQVPGGEIGCVMGVMPIYPDEDTHECRKLAKAISYFYNDAFLSPVIAGKYPDGLLEILDERGLMPMMASDDLEVLARNPADYVGVSYYTCMRVAPREGGDPGNPMSLFERRGRDPRTKSGWEIYPDGLYDTLMHIKDTYGNPKVYVSENGAAMPDEIWKNGMIEDDDRIAYLRDHIAVTERALMDGANILGFHVWSLMDNFEWQQGFTKGFGLIHIDRETLKRSPKKSFYWYRDLVANRGL encoded by the coding sequence ATGGCTTTTCCAAAAAACTTTGACTGGGGCATCGCCTCCAGCGCGTATCAGACGGAGGGCGGTTACAATGAGGACGGCAAGGGGCCCAGCATCTGGGACGTGTTCTCCAACCAGCCGGGCCGAATCAACGGCGGCGGCAATGGCAACATATGCTGTGATCACTACCACCGTTTTCGGGAGGATGTGGCCCTTTTGAAGGAACTGGGCGTGGACAGCTATCGCCTGTCCGTATCCTGGTCCCGGGTCTTTCCCGAGGGTGCGGGGAAGGTCAATCCCGAGGGCCTTCAGTTTTACAGCGATCTCGTCGATGAAATTTTGGCGGCGGGCATCTCGCCCATCGTCAATCTTCATCATTATGATATCCCCCAGGCGCTCTACGAGAAGGGCGGCTGGGAGAACCGGGAGACGGTGGACCACTTTGTCCGCTATGCAGCGACCCTGTTCGATCTGTTCGAGGGCCGGGTCAGCCGCTACATGACACTGAACGATGTCCGGGGCACCATGCTGGGCGGCTATGTGACCGGTGAGCGGGCGCCGGGCCGGAGAGGTGAACTGAAAGCTGCTGTACAGGGGTGGCATAATATCACCATGTCCAGCGCCAAAGTGATTGAGAACTTCCGCAAACGGCAGGTGCCCGGCGGCGAGATCGGCTGCGTCATGGGCGTGATGCCCATCTATCCGGATGAGGATACCCACGAATGCCGGAAACTGGCCAAGGCCATCAGCTATTTTTATAACGATGCTTTTTTGTCGCCGGTAATTGCGGGAAAATATCCCGATGGTCTGCTGGAGATTTTGGACGAGCGAGGCCTCATGCCGATGATGGCATCCGATGATCTGGAGGTGCTCGCCCGCAATCCCGCCGACTATGTGGGCGTGAGCTACTACACCTGCATGCGGGTGGCGCCCCGGGAAGGCGGCGATCCCGGGAACCCCATGAGCCTGTTTGAACGAAGGGGCCGGGACCCCCGGACCAAGAGCGGCTGGGAGATCTATCCCGATGGGCTTTACGATACGCTCATGCACATCAAGGACACCTACGGCAATCCCAAGGTGTATGTGAGTGAGAATGGGGCGGCCATGCCCGATGAGATCTGGAAAAACGGCATGATTGAGGACGACGACCGCATCGCCTATCTCAGGGACCACATCGCGGTCACGGAAAGAGCGCTCATGGACGGCGCGAACATCCTGGGGTTCCATGTGTGGTCGCTGATGGACAACTTTGAATGGCAGCAGGGCTTTACCAAAGGGTTTGGCCTGATCCATATTGACCGGGAAACGCTGAAGCGTTCGCCCAAGAAGAGCTTTTACTGGTACCGGGACTTGGTAGCAAATCGAGGTCTTTAA
- a CDS encoding DUF896 domain-containing protein, which translates to MDAVIAADKIERINLLARKKRTMGLTEQELEEQAKLRQEYLQAFRADFTKILETVKIEDEQGKILPLRRKNEA; encoded by the coding sequence GTGGATGCCGTGATTGCGGCAGATAAAATCGAGAGGATCAATCTGTTGGCCCGAAAGAAGCGGACCATGGGACTTACCGAGCAAGAGCTGGAGGAACAGGCAAAGCTGCGCCAGGAATATCTGCAGGCCTTTCGGGCGGATTTTACGAAAATACTGGAAACGGTCAAAATTGAGGACGAGCAGGGAAAAATATTGCCGCTCAGACGGAAAAATGAGGCTTAA
- a CDS encoding DUF1292 domain-containing protein produces the protein MDEERDVVVFEDEDGNELELDVIDYFNYNGQEYAILMDFSDLDECGCDACGHDHGEECGCDHVEKDVFVMKVVVDGDMEEFIPVEDETMNELEEIVQQRLDSWVEEEDEYDDE, from the coding sequence GTGGACGAAGAACGTGATGTGGTAGTTTTTGAGGACGAAGACGGCAACGAACTGGAACTGGACGTGATCGATTATTTCAATTACAACGGCCAGGAATATGCGATTTTGATGGATTTCAGCGACCTGGATGAGTGCGGCTGCGATGCCTGCGGTCATGACCATGGCGAGGAATGCGGCTGCGATCACGTGGAGAAGGACGTATTCGTAATGAAGGTTGTTGTGGACGGCGACATGGAGGAGTTCATCCCGGTGGAGGACGAAACCATGAATGAGCTGGAGGAAATCGTCCAGCAGCGTCTGGACAGCTGGGTTGAGGAAGAGGACGAGTACGACGACGAGTAA